One Ignavibacterium sp. DNA segment encodes these proteins:
- a CDS encoding O-antigen polymerase, with protein sequence MISLIVSFVSLVAIVIARITFKRWFNHLSLYVIIWCTMILLYDLKLFPYDDILPLTWFYIISSCLCFIFGIFTIISARKLFPLVERNTEESKKSVKIFVDGGTTVRYAILFFSIISIIGAVQHWIILIEKFGSIPGVLINANAIYILNTRGGIKGQVPFISNFGYVSIFFSAIYTAYNKKFTLLTFLPFLGIIIKEVATVGRAGMLLALMEFLFTFLLFRHQLNFISVRLFKFSKKNALISFTFLIILFITSASLVRLSRGATETYSGTNRSLSQFKDNLILSPSLYLYLSGHIGVLNKYSQGDGENTSFGQNTFLTFYHILDKLGVIKRSSDYQKGYFTPMWINTGTYIRELHADFGLTGVFLIPFLLGLIVTWLWYGLFKNNSLIILSIMVYLYIIIGFSFLVMITRTSYWSISLLLIIISIKVIEKIVIFVYHKRLKR encoded by the coding sequence ATGATTTCTTTAATAGTCTCCTTTGTATCGTTAGTTGCTATAGTTATTGCAAGAATAACATTTAAAAGATGGTTTAATCATCTCTCTCTTTATGTAATCATTTGGTGTACTATGATATTACTTTATGATTTGAAGCTGTTCCCATACGATGATATTCTTCCACTTACTTGGTTTTATATAATCTCATCCTGTCTTTGTTTTATTTTTGGAATTTTTACTATTATTTCCGCAAGGAAACTTTTTCCACTTGTAGAACGAAACACTGAAGAATCTAAAAAATCAGTAAAAATTTTTGTTGATGGAGGAACCACTGTAAGATATGCAATTTTATTTTTTAGTATTATAAGTATTATTGGTGCAGTACAACATTGGATAATTTTAATTGAGAAATTTGGCAGTATTCCTGGAGTTTTAATTAATGCTAATGCGATTTATATATTGAATACTCGTGGGGGTATTAAAGGGCAGGTTCCATTTATTTCAAATTTTGGTTATGTGTCCATTTTTTTTTCAGCGATCTATACAGCGTATAATAAAAAATTTACTCTTCTAACTTTTCTACCTTTTTTGGGAATTATTATTAAAGAAGTTGCTACAGTTGGAAGAGCAGGAATGCTCTTAGCTTTGATGGAATTCCTTTTTACTTTTTTATTATTTAGGCACCAATTAAACTTTATCTCTGTAAGACTATTCAAGTTTTCAAAAAAGAATGCTTTAATTTCCTTTACTTTTTTGATTATATTATTTATTACCAGTGCATCACTAGTTAGACTTAGCCGTGGTGCTACAGAAACTTACTCTGGTACTAACCGATCGTTAAGTCAATTTAAAGATAATTTAATTCTGTCACCTTCATTGTATCTTTATCTAAGTGGTCATATTGGAGTATTAAACAAGTATTCTCAAGGGGATGGAGAGAATACAAGTTTTGGGCAGAATACATTTTTAACATTCTATCACATATTGGATAAACTTGGAGTTATTAAAAGATCTTCTGATTATCAGAAAGGTTACTTTACGCCAATGTGGATAAATACAGGAACCTACATTCGCGAACTGCATGCAGATTTTGGTTTAACTGGTGTATTTTTAATTCCGTTTCTTTTAGGACTAATTGTTACATGGTTATGGTATGGGTTGTTTAAAAATAATAGTCTCATTATTCTATCAATAATGGTTTACCTTTATATAATTATTGGGTTTTCTTTTTTAGTAATGATTACTAGAACAAGTTATTGGTCTATCAGTCTTTTACTTATTATAATTAGTATAAAAGTAATTGAGAAAATAGTAATTTTTGTTTACCATAAAAGACTCAAACGATGA
- a CDS encoding nucleoside transporter C-terminal domain-containing protein, whose product MDFESFFRGLFGLALLIGIAFLISNNKKSVNWRLVISGFFLQIIFAILILRGDSLSRFFAPFGWPKDFFNSVSYVFVLILNFTTEGAKFVFGNLALSPGNEGSTGMFFAFQVLPTIIFFASLMSVLYYLGVMQKIVQAMAWIMAKVMGTSGAESLSCTANIFVGQTEAPLMVKPFIKGMTQSELLTIMIGGMATIAGGVMAAYIQMLGSAYAASHGVELFTAQQMFATQLLGASFMAAPGAMMIGKILIPETKESETKGIVKVKIEKTSKNIIEAAANGAGDGLQLALNVGAMLIAFIAFIALINYLLNGLGDLIGLNAYCIANFGQPLSFQLLIGSVMQFIAFGIGVPWQDALSFGSLLGTKVVLNEFVAYSDMSTLVQTGKLVNEKSILMATYALCGFANFSSIAIQIGGLGPLAPNRRSDIAALGIKAVVGGVITTLLTATLAGLFFSF is encoded by the coding sequence ATGGATTTTGAATCTTTTTTCCGAGGCTTATTCGGATTAGCATTATTAATCGGAATTGCCTTTCTTATCTCTAATAATAAGAAAAGTGTAAACTGGAGATTAGTAATATCAGGTTTTTTTCTTCAGATAATATTTGCCATATTAATTCTACGCGGCGATTCATTAAGCCGGTTCTTTGCTCCGTTTGGATGGCCCAAAGATTTTTTCAACAGTGTCAGTTATGTTTTTGTATTAATACTAAACTTTACAACCGAAGGTGCAAAGTTTGTGTTCGGTAATCTTGCACTTTCTCCCGGTAACGAAGGCAGCACCGGAATGTTCTTTGCGTTTCAAGTTTTACCAACAATTATTTTCTTCGCTAGTCTGATGTCGGTTTTGTATTATCTCGGAGTAATGCAAAAAATTGTTCAGGCTATGGCTTGGATAATGGCAAAAGTTATGGGAACAAGCGGTGCTGAATCACTATCCTGTACTGCAAATATTTTCGTGGGACAAACTGAAGCCCCTCTTATGGTTAAACCTTTTATAAAAGGAATGACACAAAGCGAGCTTCTTACAATAATGATCGGCGGGATGGCTACAATTGCCGGAGGTGTAATGGCAGCTTATATTCAAATGCTCGGAAGCGCTTATGCTGCCTCACACGGGGTTGAATTGTTTACAGCACAACAGATGTTTGCTACACAATTACTTGGTGCAAGTTTTATGGCGGCTCCTGGTGCAATGATGATTGGCAAAATCCTGATTCCGGAAACTAAAGAATCAGAAACTAAAGGAATAGTAAAAGTAAAAATTGAAAAAACATCTAAAAATATAATTGAAGCTGCTGCAAATGGTGCCGGTGATGGATTACAGCTTGCATTGAATGTTGGTGCTATGCTTATTGCATTTATTGCTTTTATTGCATTGATAAACTATTTATTAAATGGTCTTGGTGATTTAATTGGTTTGAATGCTTATTGCATTGCTAATTTCGGTCAGCCGTTAAGTTTTCAATTATTGATTGGTTCGGTAATGCAGTTTATTGCTTTCGGAATTGGTGTACCCTGGCAGGATGCTCTTTCATTCGGAAGTTTACTCGGAACGAAAGTAGTCCTGAATGAATTTGTTGCTTATTCTGATATGAGCACTCTTGTGCAAACCGGTAAGCTTGTAAATGAAAAATCAATCCTTATGGCTACTTATGCTTTATGCGGATTTGCAAACTTTTCTTCTATCGCAATACAAATAGGCGGGTTAGGTCCGCTTGCACCAAACCGCAGGTCTGATATTGCAGCTCTTGGAATTAAAGCAGTTGTCGGAGGAGTAATTACTACTTTATTAACTGCAACTTTAGCAGGATTGTTCTTTTCATTCTGA
- a CDS encoding glycosyltransferase has translation MKKIAAVVTLYNPDLSVYENIITYANQVKVVYAVDNSDSEISDSILEKIKSIQNLIYISESKNLGIAKSLNIGANFAMKANFDYLLTMDQDSKASEKMVNILLSVMSSHHKIAIAAAEHFNPSFHHISGEFYCKDVLYTMSSGNLLDLSIYNIVGGFKDELFIDYVDHEYCLRLNKLGYRVIITNDTLVFHTLGKSEKKKILGVNLYPTHHSPLRYYYRTRNRYYVNKLYISHFPKYVREDHKNQLREFIYLLFGEKQVLKKIKLILLGYLDYRRNKLGKYESD, from the coding sequence ATGAAGAAAATCGCTGCTGTTGTCACATTATATAATCCTGATTTGAGTGTTTATGAAAATATAATCACCTATGCAAATCAAGTTAAAGTTGTTTATGCTGTGGATAATTCTGATTCTGAAATTTCTGACAGTATTTTGGAAAAAATTAAAAGTATCCAAAATTTAATATATATAAGCGAGTCAAAAAATCTCGGTATTGCAAAATCATTAAATATTGGTGCAAATTTTGCGATGAAAGCGAACTTTGATTACCTTCTTACTATGGATCAGGACAGTAAAGCTTCAGAAAAAATGGTAAATATTCTTTTATCAGTAATGTCTTCACACCATAAGATTGCAATAGCAGCTGCTGAACACTTTAATCCTTCTTTTCATCACATAAGTGGTGAGTTTTATTGCAAAGATGTATTGTATACGATGTCAAGTGGAAATCTATTAGATTTATCAATTTACAATATTGTGGGCGGTTTTAAAGACGAATTATTCATAGACTATGTTGATCATGAATACTGCCTTAGATTGAATAAATTGGGCTATAGGGTTATTATAACAAATGATACCTTAGTATTTCATACTTTAGGGAAGTCGGAAAAGAAAAAAATCCTTGGTGTCAACTTATATCCAACGCATCATTCACCATTAAGATATTATTATCGCACGCGAAATCGATATTACGTAAATAAATTATATATCTCGCATTTTCCAAAATATGTTAGGGAGGACCATAAAAATCAACTTAGGGAATTTATCTATCTATTATTTGGAGAAAAACAAGTTTTAAAGAAAATTAAATTGATCCTACTTGGATATTTAGATTACAGAAGAAATAAGCTTGGGAAATATGAATCAGACTAA
- a CDS encoding thymidine kinase, which produces MEPTLHAVPKETGWIEAITGCMFSGKTEELIRRLRRAKIARQKVIIFKPQIDTRYSNNAIVSHSEQSLPSITIKDINEIFDFVEDAQVIGIDEAQFFSNDLLDVCNKLADKGKRVIVAGLDMDYKGIPFDPMPQILSIAEYITKSLAICVVCGNPADRTQRKTTSPERVIVGAADVYEARCRKCHYIPTEE; this is translated from the coding sequence ATGGAACCAACACTTCACGCTGTACCGAAAGAAACAGGCTGGATCGAAGCAATAACCGGATGTATGTTCAGTGGAAAAACCGAAGAACTTATCAGAAGGCTGAGGAGAGCCAAAATTGCCAGACAAAAAGTTATTATCTTCAAACCTCAGATTGATACCAGATATTCAAACAATGCTATTGTATCACATAGTGAGCAATCCCTTCCGTCAATAACTATAAAAGATATAAATGAAATTTTTGATTTTGTTGAAGATGCACAAGTAATTGGTATTGATGAAGCACAATTTTTTTCAAATGATCTGCTTGATGTTTGCAACAAACTTGCAGATAAAGGTAAACGGGTTATCGTTGCAGGATTGGATATGGATTACAAAGGAATTCCTTTTGACCCAATGCCTCAGATTTTATCAATTGCTGAGTATATAACCAAATCACTCGCAATTTGTGTTGTATGCGGCAATCCTGCTGACAGAACTCAGCGTAAAACAACATCACCTGAAAGAGTAATAGTTGGCGCTGCCGATGTTTATGAAGCACGCTGCCGCAAGTGTCATTACATCCCAACTGAGGAATAA
- a CDS encoding cytidine deaminase — protein sequence MEYKTLIQKAIEAKRNSHPPYSNFHVGAALLTEDNKIYTGCNIENSTFGLTLCAERTAIFKAMSEGERKFTAIAIVSDSPDYITPCGACRQIIFDHCGEIDIICTNGKNESKIFKTSELLPFAFGDKDLNK from the coding sequence ATGGAATATAAGACACTAATACAAAAAGCTATTGAGGCAAAACGGAACTCTCATCCGCCTTACTCAAATTTTCATGTCGGGGCAGCACTTTTAACAGAGGATAATAAAATATATACTGGATGTAATATTGAGAATAGTACATTTGGCTTAACATTGTGTGCTGAACGGACTGCAATATTTAAAGCAATGTCCGAAGGTGAAAGAAAATTTACTGCAATTGCAATTGTAAGCGATTCACCGGATTATATAACGCCCTGCGGTGCTTGCAGACAGATAATATTTGATCATTGCGGAGAGATTGATATAATCTGCACTAATGGTAAAAACGAAAGTAAAATTTTTAAAACTTCAGAGTTATTACCATTTGCTTTTGGAGATAAGGATTTAAATAAATAA
- a CDS encoding flippase produces MKKKENQIEFSRNSIVRNLFYNLFGYGLPVLCAIFFIPPLITKLGNEKFGVLTLSWIIIGYFSFFDLGIGKGLTKIVAELLGLKKFQQIPEIFWTSLFLMLSISLLATVSLLFFVPTFNEVFSISKGMSSESQSTFYLLVCSIPIVSTSAGLRGILEAYQKFGIINIIRVSLGVMTFIGPFFILLFTNNLFWIVLFLIVIRVIIWIVYFIQCLKVNSDLFYHIRIKISSIKPVINFSIWITIANIIGPIILYADRFLISSIISAKSLIYYTTPYEIITKVQIIPVALSGVLFPLFSTTYSYDQAKSNRLFIKGIKLTFLIIFPITLFTLFFSHDGISFWLGEDFANNSSLILQFLSIGVLANCLSTIPDSFFQGIGKPKISTIIMLIELPFYIAIMYLSIHTKGLVGGAIVFMIGAIINSLIMFSISYFKYNIPLNLKVIALNFTMFIFGLLIVYYFSILTIKIISFVLLISLFVYGNWKTIIDNDDKNYLVSFIKTKIK; encoded by the coding sequence ATGAAAAAAAAGGAAAACCAAATTGAGTTTAGTCGGAATTCAATAGTAAGAAACTTATTTTATAATTTATTTGGTTATGGATTACCCGTACTTTGTGCAATATTCTTTATTCCACCACTGATCACTAAACTCGGTAATGAGAAATTTGGAGTACTTACATTATCTTGGATTATTATTGGATATTTTAGTTTTTTTGACTTGGGGATAGGGAAAGGTCTTACAAAAATTGTTGCTGAATTATTAGGATTAAAAAAGTTTCAACAAATTCCTGAAATATTTTGGACATCTCTATTTTTAATGTTGAGTATTAGTCTATTAGCTACCGTTTCATTATTATTCTTTGTGCCAACATTTAATGAAGTATTTAGTATCTCCAAAGGAATGAGTAGCGAATCGCAAAGTACATTTTATTTACTAGTATGTTCAATTCCAATTGTCTCAACCTCAGCTGGATTAAGAGGTATTTTGGAAGCATATCAGAAGTTTGGGATAATTAATATAATTAGAGTCTCTTTGGGAGTGATGACTTTTATCGGTCCTTTTTTCATCCTTTTGTTTACTAACAATTTGTTTTGGATAGTACTTTTTCTTATTGTAATCAGAGTAATAATTTGGATTGTATATTTTATACAATGTTTAAAAGTTAATAGTGATTTATTTTACCACATCAGAATAAAAATTAGTTCGATTAAACCAGTTATAAATTTTAGTATTTGGATTACTATTGCTAATATTATTGGTCCAATTATTTTATATGCTGATAGATTCTTAATTAGTTCAATAATATCTGCTAAGTCATTAATATATTACACTACTCCATATGAAATAATAACAAAAGTACAAATTATTCCAGTAGCTCTTTCTGGTGTTTTATTTCCCTTATTTTCTACAACATATTCTTATGATCAGGCAAAATCAAACAGATTATTTATTAAAGGAATAAAATTGACCTTTTTAATTATTTTCCCCATTACTCTGTTCACATTATTTTTTTCTCACGATGGTATTAGCTTTTGGTTAGGAGAAGATTTTGCCAATAATAGCTCACTTATACTTCAGTTTTTATCTATTGGTGTCTTAGCAAATTGTCTTTCAACAATTCCAGATAGTTTTTTCCAAGGAATTGGAAAACCTAAAATATCAACGATAATTATGTTAATTGAACTCCCATTCTATATTGCAATTATGTATCTATCTATTCATACTAAAGGTTTAGTTGGTGGAGCAATTGTATTCATGATCGGTGCTATAATTAACTCACTAATAATGTTTTCTATTTCCTACTTTAAGTATAATATTCCATTGAATTTAAAAGTTATTGCACTCAATTTTACAATGTTTATTTTTGGTTTATTAATCGTATATTATTTTAGCATTTTAACAATCAAAATAATTTCATTTGTGCTTCTAATTTCTTTATTTGTGTATGGCAATTGGAAAACGATAATTGACAATGATGATAAAAATTATCTTGTATCATTTATTAAAACGAAAATTAAGTAG
- a CDS encoding methyltransferase domain-containing protein — translation MIKLNNYIKKLFLQKSNSYHIIKKLLFEKNGIEIGGPSKLFFKNDIFPIYSIAKNIDNCNFSNTTVWEGKIVEGNTFRFNKKRPPGYQYLQDSTQLTAIKSSEYDFLLSSHVIEHIANPIKALIEWKRILKDDGVLIIVFPHKDGTFDHRRSVTTLNHLKEDFSSNISEYDLTHLDEILELHDLKKDLAAGDFESFKTRSLNNFKNRCLHHHVFDSYLAMNLIDHLKFEILSIEALLPYHIILIAKKSNDFDNKKIFNLFYNGSIFSPFPTDQAKQKKL, via the coding sequence ATGATTAAATTGAATAACTACATTAAAAAACTTTTTTTACAGAAATCAAACTCCTATCATATTATCAAAAAATTATTATTTGAAAAAAACGGTATAGAGATAGGTGGACCATCTAAATTATTTTTTAAAAATGACATCTTCCCTATATATTCTATAGCAAAAAATATAGATAACTGTAATTTTTCAAATACTACAGTTTGGGAGGGGAAGATTGTTGAAGGCAATACGTTTAGATTTAATAAAAAACGACCACCAGGATATCAATATTTGCAGGATTCGACCCAATTAACCGCTATAAAATCATCTGAATATGATTTCCTCCTAAGCTCACATGTGATTGAACATATTGCAAATCCCATCAAAGCTTTAATTGAGTGGAAAAGAATATTGAAAGATGATGGTGTTTTAATTATAGTTTTTCCGCACAAAGATGGAACATTTGATCATAGAAGATCAGTGACAACTCTTAATCATCTAAAAGAGGATTTTTCTTCTAATATTTCTGAATATGATTTAACTCATTTAGATGAAATTCTCGAACTCCATGACTTGAAAAAAGATTTAGCTGCGGGAGATTTTGAGAGTTTTAAAACAAGATCTTTAAATAATTTTAAAAATAGATGTTTACATCATCATGTATTTGATTCTTATTTAGCAATGAACTTAATAGACCATTTAAAATTTGAGATACTTTCAATTGAAGCTTTACTACCTTACCATATTATTTTGATTGCTAAAAAATCTAATGATTTTGATAATAAAAAAATATTTAATTTATTTTATAATGGTAGTATTTTTAGTCCATTTCCAACAGACCAAGCAAAACAAAAGAAACTTTAA
- a CDS encoding purine-nucleoside phosphorylase, which yields MINLNIKYKNLIDYLKSEIPFEPEIAIILGSGLGDFAEQVNINKSISTSDIPGYPVSTVVGHKGKIHFAEYEGKKLILFQGRVHFYEGYDIDECVIPVFISYKLGADKLLLTNAAGGINKNFIPGDLMLITSFNGILIKKELTDLIGLTNPIAKNNFVDLPSADLNVIIKKAAIRENIRLAEGVYFYTKGPTYETPAEINFFKAFGADAVGMSTVQEAVYAAYLGIKVSAVSCITNFAAGISNQKLSHSEVTETADRVKDTFAKLVKAVIKSI from the coding sequence ATGATTAACTTAAATATTAAATACAAAAATCTTATTGATTATTTAAAGTCAGAAATACCATTTGAACCTGAGATTGCAATAATTTTAGGCAGCGGTCTTGGAGATTTTGCTGAGCAGGTTAATATTAATAAATCCATTTCAACTTCAGATATTCCCGGTTACCCGGTTTCAACAGTTGTTGGACATAAAGGGAAAATACATTTTGCAGAGTATGAAGGTAAGAAGTTGATTCTTTTTCAGGGCAGAGTTCATTTTTATGAAGGGTATGATATCGACGAATGTGTTATACCTGTTTTTATTTCGTATAAACTTGGTGCTGATAAACTGCTGCTAACAAATGCTGCTGGCGGAATAAACAAAAATTTTATTCCCGGCGATTTAATGCTTATTACATCATTCAATGGCATTTTAATCAAAAAGGAATTAACTGATCTGATCGGTCTGACTAATCCAATAGCAAAAAACAATTTTGTTGATCTGCCAAGTGCTGATTTAAATGTAATCATCAAAAAAGCTGCGATCCGTGAAAACATCAGACTTGCAGAGGGCGTTTATTTTTATACAAAGGGTCCAACTTATGAAACTCCCGCTGAAATTAATTTTTTTAAGGCGTTTGGAGCAGATGCAGTTGGTATGTCCACTGTTCAGGAAGCAGTTTATGCTGCATATCTCGGAATAAAAGTATCTGCTGTTTCCTGTATTACTAATTTTGCTGCAGGTATATCAAATCAAAAGCTCTCACATTCCGAGGTTACAGAAACTGCTGACAGAGTTAAAGATACTTTTGCAAAGCTTGTTAAGGCTGTTATTAAGTCTATATAA